The following are from one region of the Arcobacter defluvii genome:
- a CDS encoding CNNM domain-containing protein → MTLLFTYLIIALFVSFLCSILEAVLLSSTSSYIESLSKKDNTSSAVELLKDLKSNIDKPISSILILNTFAHTMGAAGVGAQAQILFGQEMETIIAVLLTLAILYFSEIIPKTIGAVYWKKLLIPSAYLINFFIKITYPLVWVSMFITHLISNGKTKESNFSRDEIMAAVTMGEKEGSILSKESALIENLFKLKNIKTQDIMTPRSVVFAFKSTTKVEDAIEDDKMYVHSRIPVYDETIDDIVGIVFNQTILEESVEERDDTILRDIMVPVHKISENVPVSSLIDQFINRKTHLFIVEDNYGQTSGVVTLEDAIETLLGVEIVDEMDEVEDMQVLAKNRCKIQNKMFIDKKRIEKKLDLQKQA, encoded by the coding sequence ATGACCCTTTTATTTACCTATCTTATCATTGCATTATTTGTTTCTTTTTTATGTTCGATACTAGAAGCTGTTTTACTTTCTAGTACTTCATCTTATATAGAGTCTTTATCAAAAAAAGATAATACATCATCTGCTGTTGAATTATTAAAAGATTTAAAATCAAATATTGATAAACCAATATCATCTATTTTGATATTAAATACCTTTGCTCATACAATGGGAGCAGCTGGTGTTGGAGCACAAGCTCAAATACTTTTTGGTCAAGAGATGGAAACAATTATTGCTGTTTTATTAACTTTAGCAATTTTGTATTTCTCAGAAATTATACCAAAAACAATAGGTGCTGTGTATTGGAAAAAACTTTTAATTCCATCAGCATATTTGATTAATTTCTTTATAAAAATAACTTATCCATTAGTTTGGGTTTCTATGTTTATTACTCATCTTATTTCAAATGGAAAAACAAAAGAGTCAAATTTTTCAAGAGATGAGATTATGGCAGCAGTTACTATGGGTGAAAAAGAGGGTTCTATTCTTTCTAAAGAGAGTGCTTTAATTGAAAATCTTTTTAAACTTAAAAACATAAAAACACAAGATATTATGACTCCAAGAAGTGTGGTTTTTGCTTTTAAATCAACAACAAAAGTTGAAGATGCAATTGAAGATGATAAGATGTATGTTCATTCAAGAATACCAGTTTATGACGAAACAATAGATGATATAGTTGGAATAGTATTTAACCAAACTATTTTGGAAGAGAGTGTTGAAGAAAGAGATGATACTATTTTAAGAGATATTATGGTTCCAGTTCATAAAATATCTGAAAATGTACCTGTTTCATCACTAATTGATCAATTTATAAATAGAAAAACACATCTTTTTATTGTTGAAGATAATTATGGACAAACAAGTGGAGTTGTAACTTTAGAAGATGCTATTGAAACACTTTTAGGAGTTGAAATAGTTGATGAAATGGATGAAGTTGAAGATATGCAAGTTTTAGCAAAAAATAGATGTAAAATCCAAAATAAAATGTTTATAGACAAAAAAAGAATAGAAAAAAAATTAGACTTGCAAAAACAAGCCTAA
- a CDS encoding L,D-transpeptidase family protein translates to MNRLKFIIVSIFLINNFIFSDTLEEQNKDKQEISFEQNIKRLLDKDYSTFLINKKVLKDYYQINQYKPYWIDEKAKIKDIALNLLEKIKNDPVLQAHISKIFKFDEVINSLNSLDKSNENYIDSMLRIEFMMTELYDKYAFYLLNGSINWKAFQEKLTELEKDDEINAQWDRYEIKRNPKELLKLAIENNDLSLAFKELDFTYPNAQKLINAISDLETIIQNGDYIKLPEFKTLRIGDQSEIVKILRERLAQSKDLNKTCENVINTENIVTNSIEEQATEQIEEKESVPCEEIFDEDLKNAVISFQKTHGLFADGIVGLQTQKFLNKSAKEKIEQIRLNLERMRWLPRNFGDKYILINIPEYRLRMIENNDIKLNMAVVVGERKHPTPIFSDKMSYIVLNPNWNIPESITKKEILPKLLKDPNYLASKGIDIYQGWHKDSEKVETTEVLDTLILQDIDSVPNFRFTQGPSDENPLGRMKFMFPNKHAVYLHDTPAKSLFNNARRAYSHGCIRLSKPEELLSTILDEDKTINSERVNQILSEETEKEKAIGLSKKIPVHIIYLTSFVDENGKLQFREDIYNYDKIQEKLMF, encoded by the coding sequence ATGAATAGGCTAAAGTTTATTATTGTTTCTATATTTTTAATAAATAATTTTATATTTTCAGACACTTTAGAAGAACAAAATAAAGATAAACAAGAAATTTCTTTTGAACAAAATATAAAAAGACTTTTAGATAAAGATTATTCAACTTTCTTAATCAATAAAAAAGTATTAAAAGATTATTACCAAATAAATCAATATAAACCATATTGGATAGATGAAAAAGCAAAGATAAAAGATATTGCATTAAATCTTTTAGAAAAAATCAAAAATGATCCTGTTTTACAAGCTCATATCTCAAAAATTTTTAAATTTGATGAAGTTATTAACAGTTTAAATTCTTTAGATAAATCAAATGAAAATTATATTGATAGTATGTTAAGAATTGAGTTTATGATGACTGAACTTTATGATAAATATGCTTTTTATTTATTAAATGGTTCTATAAATTGGAAGGCTTTTCAAGAAAAACTTACTGAACTTGAAAAAGATGATGAAATTAATGCTCAATGGGATAGATATGAAATCAAAAGAAATCCTAAAGAGTTATTAAAACTTGCCATTGAAAACAATGATTTATCATTGGCATTTAAAGAGTTAGATTTTACATATCCAAATGCACAAAAACTTATAAATGCAATTTCAGATTTAGAAACTATCATTCAAAATGGTGATTATATAAAATTACCAGAATTTAAAACTCTAAGAATTGGTGATCAATCTGAAATAGTAAAGATATTAAGAGAAAGATTAGCACAAAGTAAAGATTTAAATAAAACTTGCGAAAATGTTATAAATACTGAAAATATAGTTACAAATAGTATTGAAGAACAAGCCACAGAACAAATTGAAGAGAAAGAAAGTGTTCCTTGTGAAGAAATTTTTGATGAAGATTTAAAAAATGCTGTTATCTCTTTTCAAAAAACTCATGGGCTTTTCGCGGATGGAATTGTAGGGCTTCAAACTCAAAAATTTTTAAATAAAAGTGCAAAAGAAAAAATTGAACAAATCAGATTAAATTTAGAAAGAATGCGTTGGCTTCCTAGAAATTTTGGAGATAAATATATTCTTATTAATATCCCTGAATATAGATTAAGAATGATTGAAAATAATGATATAAAACTAAATATGGCAGTTGTTGTAGGAGAAAGAAAACACCCTACTCCAATTTTCTCAGATAAAATGTCATATATAGTTTTAAATCCAAATTGGAATATTCCTGAAAGTATTACAAAAAAAGAGATACTTCCAAAACTTCTTAAAGATCCAAATTATTTAGCATCAAAAGGTATTGATATTTATCAAGGTTGGCATAAAGATTCTGAAAAAGTTGAAACAACAGAAGTTTTAGATACTTTAATTTTACAAGATATTGATTCTGTTCCAAATTTTAGATTTACACAAGGACCAAGTGATGAAAATCCACTTGGAAGAATGAAATTTATGTTTCCAAATAAACATGCTGTTTATTTACATGATACACCTGCTAAATCTTTATTTAACAATGCAAGAAGAGCTTATTCTCATGGTTGTATAAGACTTTCTAAACCAGAAGAATTACTTTCAACAATTTTAGATGAAGATAAAACTATAAATTCAGAAAGAGTAAATCAAATATTAAGTGAAGAAACTGAAAAAGAAAAAGCTATAGGATTGAGTAAAAAAATTCCCGTTCACATAATATATTTAACTTCATTTGTAGATGAAAACGGGAAATTACAATTTAGAGAAGATATTTATAACTACGATAAGATTCAAGAGAAACTTATGTTCTAA
- a CDS encoding tRNA-uridine aminocarboxypropyltransferase — MQIENPREICYKCYRPKSSCICEHLITPIKTNTKFVILMHPKEFRKTKNGTGHMTNNSLENCELHVGIDFTNHKRVNELLKNEDYEAYVLYPDTNSIKLNTQKLPSDKKSLIFIIDSTWPCSKKMLRLSKNLQNLKKISFEHDKSSQFKIKTQPNQYCLSTIESTLCVLEQLNNQKMEEISNDFLGNFLKPFEEMVEYQVKCAYDENRTRYKIPYKKIVHLS, encoded by the coding sequence TTGCAAATTGAGAATCCTAGAGAAATCTGTTATAAATGTTATAGACCAAAATCTTCTTGCATTTGTGAACATCTAATAACTCCAATAAAAACAAATACAAAATTTGTCATTTTGATGCATCCAAAAGAGTTTAGAAAAACAAAAAATGGTACAGGACATATGACAAATAACTCCTTAGAAAATTGTGAGTTACATGTTGGAATTGATTTTACAAATCACAAAAGAGTAAATGAACTTTTAAAAAATGAAGATTATGAAGCTTATGTTTTATATCCTGATACAAATAGTATAAAATTAAATACACAAAAATTGCCAAGTGATAAAAAATCTTTGATATTTATTATTGATTCAACTTGGCCTTGTTCAAAAAAGATGCTAAGACTTAGCAAGAATCTACAAAATCTAAAAAAGATAAGTTTTGAGCATGATAAATCATCACAATTTAAAATAAAAACTCAACCAAATCAATATTGTTTATCTACAATTGAATCGACTCTTTGTGTTTTAGAACAATTAAATAACCAAAAAATGGAAGAAATTTCAAATGATTTTTTAGGAAATTTTTTGAAGCCTTTTGAAGAAATGGTTGAATATCAAGTAAAATGTGCATATGATGAAAATAGGACAAGATATAAAATACCCTATAAAAAGATAGTACATTTATCATAA